A genomic segment from Actinomadura hallensis encodes:
- a CDS encoding putative bifunctional diguanylate cyclase/phosphodiesterase, which yields MKDPNNTRDTPPRRGSPLWIYFVVVILLGVAACATALSGLSGADLDALASTPVFWILACFIVFGELRPIITPGSTENNGATTSTTFSFASLLYAGLPIAAALHGIAVITCGILRGRAPHRIAFNAAQYTLSLAAAQLVLALSGNLATPTNLWVPDGRDLPAIALAGAVYFACNHVLVGSAVALHERISLAKALRVDLGYQVLVHLALLGLAPLMVVAMDRSAVFVPLIVLPFIAVYLNASVSVRREHQALHDGLTGLPNRKLLIVRTEEALADARGAERRGEDRGRGDGAGKHGPRAGLGKARRRAEAPSHRAGLFLLDLDRFKEVNDTLGHPTGDRLLQLVAHRLTHSVRPGDLVARLGGDEFAVLLPSVRDEAAAREVAARLRAALSEPVRLDGMSFDLEASVGIALFPDHAPDFELLLQRADVAMYNAKEARTGVEVYSPAKDRNSPARLRLLGDLRRAVDRSELELFYQPKISLRDGHLVGMEALLRWRHPDKGVLEPEAFLSVAEQTYLMRSITEHVVEAALAQAAAWWREDLTVQVAVNASGRDLLDTGLTETIEEGLLARGLPAAALQLEITERILMNEPAYASDTVAALADLGIPLSLDDFGTGYSSLVRLKRLPVEEIKIDASFVGRLAESADDAVIVRSIVDLVRTLGLRSVAEGVEDPVTARMLREMGCDAAQGWHFGRPMDAEAATDWLRRHMQRAPEPAA from the coding sequence ATGAAGGACCCGAACAACACCAGGGACACGCCGCCGCGCCGCGGGTCCCCGTTGTGGATCTACTTCGTCGTCGTCATCCTGCTCGGCGTGGCCGCCTGCGCCACCGCGCTCTCCGGGCTGAGCGGCGCCGACCTGGACGCGCTCGCGAGCACCCCCGTCTTCTGGATCCTCGCGTGCTTCATCGTCTTCGGCGAGCTGCGCCCGATCATCACCCCCGGCTCCACCGAGAACAACGGCGCCACCACCTCCACCACCTTCTCGTTCGCGTCCCTGCTGTACGCCGGCCTGCCGATCGCCGCGGCCCTGCACGGCATCGCCGTGATCACCTGCGGGATCCTGCGGGGCCGCGCCCCGCACCGGATCGCCTTCAACGCCGCCCAGTACACGCTCAGCCTCGCCGCCGCCCAGCTCGTCCTCGCGCTGTCCGGCAACCTCGCGACGCCCACGAACCTGTGGGTGCCCGACGGCCGCGACCTGCCCGCCATAGCGCTCGCCGGCGCCGTCTACTTCGCCTGCAACCACGTGCTCGTCGGCTCCGCCGTCGCCCTGCACGAGCGGATCTCGCTGGCCAAGGCGCTGCGCGTCGACCTCGGCTACCAGGTCCTCGTGCACCTGGCGCTGCTCGGGCTGGCCCCGCTGATGGTCGTCGCGATGGACCGGTCGGCCGTGTTCGTGCCGCTCATCGTCCTGCCGTTCATCGCCGTCTACCTCAACGCCTCCGTGTCCGTGCGGCGCGAGCACCAGGCCCTGCACGACGGGCTCACCGGCCTGCCGAACCGCAAGCTCCTCATCGTCCGGACGGAGGAGGCCCTCGCCGACGCGCGGGGCGCCGAGCGGCGCGGCGAGGACCGCGGCCGGGGCGACGGCGCCGGGAAGCACGGCCCCCGCGCCGGGCTCGGGAAGGCGCGCCGCAGGGCCGAGGCCCCGAGCCACCGCGCCGGCCTGTTCCTGCTCGACCTCGACCGCTTCAAGGAGGTCAACGACACGCTCGGGCACCCCACCGGAGACCGCCTCCTCCAGCTCGTCGCCCACCGCCTCACCCACAGCGTCCGGCCCGGCGACCTCGTCGCGCGGCTCGGCGGCGACGAGTTCGCGGTGCTGCTGCCGTCCGTGCGGGACGAGGCCGCCGCCCGCGAGGTCGCCGCCCGGCTCCGCGCCGCGCTCAGCGAGCCCGTCCGCCTCGACGGCATGTCGTTCGACCTGGAGGCCAGCGTCGGCATCGCGCTGTTCCCCGACCACGCGCCCGACTTCGAGCTGCTGCTCCAGCGCGCCGACGTCGCGATGTACAACGCGAAGGAGGCCCGCACGGGCGTCGAGGTCTACTCGCCCGCCAAGGACCGCAACTCCCCGGCCCGGCTCCGGCTGCTCGGCGACCTGCGCCGCGCCGTCGACCGCTCCGAGCTGGAGCTGTTCTACCAGCCGAAGATCTCCCTGCGGGACGGGCACCTCGTCGGCATGGAGGCCCTGCTGCGCTGGCGCCACCCCGACAAGGGCGTCCTCGAACCCGAGGCGTTCCTGTCGGTGGCCGAGCAGACGTACCTGATGCGGTCGATCACCGAGCACGTCGTGGAGGCGGCGCTCGCGCAGGCCGCGGCCTGGTGGCGCGAGGACCTCACCGTCCAGGTCGCCGTCAACGCCTCCGGGCGCGACCTCCTCGACACGGGCCTCACCGAGACGATCGAGGAGGGCCTGCTGGCCCGCGGGCTGCCCGCCGCCGCGCTCCAGCTGGAGATCACCGAGCGGATCCTGATGAACGAGCCCGCCTACGCCTCCGACACCGTCGCCGCCCTCGCCGACCTCGGCATCCCGCTCAGCCTCGACGACTTCGGCACCGGCTACTCGTCCCTGGTGCGCCTCAAGCGCCTCCCCGTCGAGGAGATCAAGATCGACGCCTCGTTCGTGGGCAGGCTCGCCGAGTCCGCCGACGACGCCGTGATCGTGCGGTCCATCGTCGACCTCGTCCGGACCCTCGGCCTGCGCTCGGTCGCCGAGGGCGTCGAGGACCCCGTGACCGCCCGGATGCTCCGCGAGATGGGCTGCGACGCCGCCCAGGGCTGGCACTTCGGCCGCCCCATGGACGCCGAGGCCGCCACCGACTGGCTCCGCCGCCACATGCAGCGAGCCCCCGAACCGGCGGCGTAG
- the ligA gene encoding NAD-dependent DNA ligase LigA, with amino-acid sequence MSMSDGVPSEARQRHLELSREIDEANYRYYVLDRPTLSDAEYDRLMRELKELEERYPELVTPDSPTQRVGAPIITDFATVPHLERMQSLDNAMTVDELIAWDERVVKEVGEVAGYLCELKIDGLAIALTYENGRLVRGVTRGDGRTGEDVTNNVRTIADVPHRLKGEGWPEVLEVRGEVFLPVEGFEQVNAAQVEAGKEPFANPRNAAAGSLRQKDPRVTAQRPLGMLVHGFGAWRGGAQPKSQSETYELMRSWGLPVSDHYKVVDGMDAVREYIAEYGENRHGTPYEIDGVVVKVDQFALQRRLGSTSRAPRWAIAWKYPPEEVNTKLLDIKVGVGRTGRVTPYGVMEPVKVAGSTVERATLHNAGEVKRKGVLIGDTVVLRKAGDVIPEIVAPVVALRDGTEREFEMPTHCPECGTELAYEKEGAADIRCPNAQYCPGQLRERLFFVASRNALDIEALGYVGATALTQPLEPAEPPVKNEGDLFHLTVDQLLPIRSLVLDPRTGTVKTDPKTGEPKVVSFFANKDGEPKKTVEILFDELEKAKRQPLWRVLVALSIRHVGPSAARDLAREMRSMDAIANASEEELAAVDGIGPTIAASIKAWFEVDWHREIVEKWRAAGVRMEDEGPSGPRPLEGVSVVITGSLEDYSRDSATEEVQRRGGKVSGSVSKKTSFVVAGDKPGSKYDKAVKLGVPVLDEEGFRVLLAEGPDAARSAAVSPAG; translated from the coding sequence ATGAGCATGAGCGACGGTGTTCCCTCCGAGGCGAGGCAACGGCATCTCGAGCTGAGCCGGGAGATCGACGAAGCCAACTACCGCTACTACGTCCTCGACCGGCCGACGCTCAGCGACGCCGAGTACGACCGGCTCATGCGCGAGCTCAAGGAGCTCGAGGAGCGGTACCCGGAACTCGTCACCCCCGACTCGCCGACGCAGCGGGTCGGCGCGCCGATCATCACCGACTTCGCGACCGTCCCGCACCTCGAGCGGATGCAGAGCCTCGACAACGCCATGACCGTCGACGAGCTCATCGCCTGGGACGAGCGCGTCGTCAAGGAGGTCGGCGAGGTCGCCGGGTACCTGTGCGAGCTGAAGATCGACGGGCTGGCCATCGCGCTCACCTACGAGAACGGGCGGCTGGTGCGCGGCGTCACCCGCGGCGACGGCCGCACCGGCGAGGACGTCACCAACAACGTCCGCACCATCGCCGACGTCCCGCACCGGCTCAAGGGCGAGGGCTGGCCGGAGGTGCTGGAGGTCCGCGGCGAGGTCTTCCTCCCGGTCGAGGGCTTCGAGCAGGTCAACGCCGCCCAGGTCGAGGCAGGGAAGGAGCCGTTCGCCAACCCCCGCAACGCCGCCGCGGGGTCGCTGCGGCAGAAGGACCCGCGGGTCACGGCGCAGCGGCCGCTCGGCATGCTGGTCCACGGGTTCGGCGCGTGGCGCGGCGGGGCGCAGCCGAAGAGCCAGTCCGAGACCTACGAGCTCATGCGGAGCTGGGGGCTGCCGGTCAGCGACCACTACAAGGTCGTCGACGGGATGGACGCCGTCCGCGAGTACATCGCCGAGTACGGGGAGAACCGGCACGGCACCCCCTACGAGATCGACGGTGTGGTCGTCAAGGTCGACCAGTTCGCGCTGCAGCGCCGGCTCGGGTCGACCAGCCGGGCGCCGCGGTGGGCGATCGCGTGGAAGTACCCGCCGGAGGAGGTCAACACCAAGCTCCTCGACATCAAGGTCGGCGTGGGCCGCACTGGGCGCGTCACCCCCTACGGCGTGATGGAACCGGTCAAGGTCGCCGGGTCGACCGTCGAGCGCGCCACGCTGCACAACGCGGGCGAGGTCAAGCGCAAGGGCGTGCTGATCGGCGACACCGTCGTGCTGCGCAAGGCCGGCGACGTGATCCCCGAGATCGTCGCGCCGGTGGTCGCGCTGCGGGACGGGACCGAGCGCGAGTTCGAGATGCCCACGCACTGCCCCGAGTGCGGCACGGAGCTGGCGTACGAGAAGGAGGGCGCCGCCGACATCCGGTGCCCGAACGCGCAATACTGCCCGGGTCAGCTGCGCGAGCGGCTGTTCTTCGTGGCGAGCCGCAACGCGCTGGACATCGAGGCCCTCGGCTACGTGGGGGCGACGGCGCTCACCCAGCCGCTGGAGCCCGCCGAGCCGCCGGTCAAGAACGAGGGCGACCTGTTCCACCTGACCGTCGACCAGCTCCTCCCGATCCGCAGCCTCGTCCTCGACCCGCGGACGGGCACGGTCAAGACCGACCCGAAGACCGGCGAGCCCAAGGTGGTGTCGTTCTTCGCCAACAAGGACGGCGAGCCGAAGAAGACCGTCGAGATCCTCTTCGACGAACTGGAGAAGGCGAAGAGGCAGCCGCTGTGGCGGGTGCTGGTCGCGCTGTCCATCCGGCACGTGGGGCCGTCGGCCGCGCGCGACCTGGCGCGGGAGATGCGCTCGATGGACGCGATCGCCAACGCCTCGGAGGAGGAGCTGGCCGCGGTCGACGGGATCGGGCCGACGATCGCCGCGTCGATCAAGGCGTGGTTCGAGGTGGACTGGCACCGCGAGATCGTCGAGAAGTGGCGGGCCGCGGGCGTCCGGATGGAGGACGAGGGGCCCTCGGGCCCGCGCCCGCTGGAGGGCGTCAGCGTGGTGATCACCGGGTCGCTGGAGGACTACAGCCGCGACTCGGCCACCGAGGAGGTCCAGCGGCGCGGCGGCAAGGTGTCCGGATCGGTGTCCAAGAAGACGAGTTTCGTCGTGGCGGGCGACAAGCCCGGGTCGAAGTACGACAAGGCCGTCAAACTGGGCGTTCCGGTCCTGGATGAGGAGGGTTTCCGCGTCCTGCTGGCCGAAGGGCCGGATGCGGCCAGGAGCGCGGCGGTCAGCCCGGCGGGGTAA
- a CDS encoding methionine synthase has translation MTSYPWQAGTATGVGSYPGDDPREALRIVLGELPKLPHLPELPARGPGADLTGRTAGLLIDLPVHLEPSGWRFSDRPGRDTRRSLDHLARDLDALEELAGAHDGPFKIQVCGPWTLAATIELRSGERALRDPGAVRDLTASLAEGVAAHVAEVRRRLPAAEVLLQIDEPGLPSVLAGTVPTASGFSRLRAVEEPVAEAALRSVIEAAGAYPIVHCCARNVPYALLRGAGAQALSVDLSLVSKRDDDAVGETIDAGTALFLGAVPATDAALPSLRATAEPVRELWRRLGFPPARLAEQVVITPACGMAGASPRHVRDALKRCRDTARMLFEAAE, from the coding sequence GTGACGAGCTATCCGTGGCAGGCCGGGACGGCGACGGGGGTCGGGTCGTATCCCGGTGACGATCCGCGGGAGGCGCTGCGGATCGTCCTCGGCGAGCTGCCAAAACTGCCCCACCTGCCGGAGCTGCCCGCCCGGGGCCCCGGCGCCGACCTGACCGGCCGGACGGCCGGGCTGCTGATCGACCTGCCGGTGCACCTGGAGCCGTCGGGGTGGCGGTTCTCCGACCGCCCCGGCCGCGACACGCGCCGTTCCCTCGATCACCTCGCCCGGGACCTGGACGCCCTGGAGGAGCTCGCGGGCGCCCACGACGGCCCGTTCAAGATCCAGGTCTGCGGGCCGTGGACGCTGGCCGCCACGATCGAGCTGCGCAGCGGCGAGCGGGCGCTGCGGGACCCCGGCGCCGTCCGCGACCTGACGGCCTCGCTCGCCGAGGGCGTCGCCGCGCACGTCGCCGAGGTCCGCCGCCGTCTGCCCGCCGCGGAGGTCCTGCTCCAGATCGACGAGCCCGGCCTGCCGTCGGTGCTCGCCGGGACGGTCCCGACCGCCAGCGGGTTCTCCCGGCTGCGGGCGGTCGAGGAGCCCGTCGCCGAGGCCGCGCTCCGCAGCGTGATCGAGGCGGCCGGGGCGTACCCGATCGTGCACTGCTGCGCCCGGAACGTCCCCTACGCCCTGCTTCGCGGGGCGGGCGCGCAAGCGCTCTCGGTCGACCTGAGCCTCGTTTCGAAACGCGACGACGACGCGGTCGGCGAGACGATCGACGCCGGGACGGCGCTGTTCCTCGGGGCCGTGCCCGCCACCGACGCCGCACTGCCGTCCCTCCGGGCGACGGCGGAGCCGGTGCGGGAGCTGTGGCGGCGGCTCGGCTTCCCGCCCGCGCGGCTGGCGGAGCAGGTCGTGATCACGCCCGCGTGCGGGATGGCGGGCGCCTCCCCGCGCCACGTCCGCGACGCCCTCAAGCGCTGCCGCGACACCGCGAGGATGCTGTTCGAAGCGGCGGAGTGA
- a CDS encoding LLM class F420-dependent oxidoreductase, whose protein sequence is MEFGVSTFVTDDGIAPAALGRALEERGFGSLFLAEHTHIPVKRESPWPGGGELPRPYYRTLDPFVALTAAATVTERLRVGTGIALVVQRDPILLAKEVASLDLVSGGRAVLGVGAGWNREEMRNHGTDPRTRMRLLRERVLAVKELWTKDEAEFHGEFVDFDPVYLYPKPVQDPHPPVMIGGAGPTTFDRVVEYGDGWMPIYGRGTDELAGQIAELRERAGRRVRVTMFSVPAKAEVVSELEAAGVDEVLFGLKTVPEDETHRILDRFAGLLPGA, encoded by the coding sequence GTGGAATTCGGTGTTTCGACGTTCGTGACCGATGACGGGATCGCGCCGGCGGCGCTGGGGCGGGCCCTGGAGGAGCGCGGTTTCGGGTCGCTGTTCCTGGCGGAGCACACGCACATCCCGGTCAAGCGGGAGTCGCCGTGGCCCGGCGGGGGAGAGCTGCCGCGGCCGTACTACCGGACGCTCGACCCCTTCGTCGCGCTGACCGCCGCCGCCACCGTCACCGAGCGGCTGCGCGTCGGCACCGGCATCGCGCTGGTCGTCCAGCGCGACCCGATCCTGCTGGCCAAGGAGGTCGCCTCCCTCGACCTGGTCTCCGGCGGGCGCGCCGTGCTCGGCGTCGGCGCGGGCTGGAACCGCGAGGAGATGCGCAACCACGGCACCGACCCGCGGACCCGGATGCGGCTGCTGCGCGAACGCGTCCTCGCCGTCAAGGAGCTGTGGACCAAGGACGAGGCGGAGTTCCACGGCGAGTTCGTCGACTTCGACCCCGTGTACCTCTACCCCAAGCCCGTCCAGGACCCCCACCCGCCCGTCATGATCGGCGGGGCCGGGCCGACGACGTTCGACCGGGTCGTGGAGTACGGCGACGGGTGGATGCCGATCTACGGGCGCGGCACCGACGAGCTGGCGGGACAGATCGCCGAGCTGCGGGAGCGCGCGGGGCGCCGGGTGCGGGTGACGATGTTCAGCGTGCCGGCGAAGGCGGAGGTCGTGTCCGAGCTCGAGGCCGCGGGCGTCGACGAGGTGCTGTTCGGGCTGAAGACCGTTCCCGAGGACGAGACGCACCGCATCCTGGACCGGTTCGCCGGGCTGCTGCCGGGGGCGTGA
- the mnmA gene encoding tRNA 2-thiouridine(34) synthase MnmA, protein MTLRVLAAMSGGVDSAVAAARAAEAGHDVTGVHMALSSNPRSYRTGARGCCTLEDSRDARRAADVIGIPFYVWDLAERFHRDVVEDFVSEYAAGRTPNPCLRCNEKIKFSALLDRAMALGFDAVCTGHYARLEDGVLRRGVDAGKDQSYVLAVCTPEQLAHAMFPLGDTSKADIRREAERRGLQVADKPDSHDICFIADGDTRRFLADRLGTAPGPIVDTDGNEVGEHDGAYAYTIGQRRGLRLGTPAPDGRPRYVLDISPVTNTVTVGPREALDVTEIVGERPVWLSEPRSGPFACEVQLRAHGEVYGCTAEADGDGLRVRLDRPARGVAPGQAAVLYDGDRVLASATIADTARVPA, encoded by the coding sequence ATGACTCTGCGCGTACTCGCCGCCATGTCCGGCGGCGTCGACTCCGCCGTGGCGGCCGCCCGCGCCGCCGAGGCCGGGCACGACGTCACCGGCGTCCACATGGCCCTGTCCAGCAACCCCCGGTCGTACCGGACGGGGGCGCGGGGATGCTGCACCCTGGAGGACTCCAGGGACGCGCGCCGCGCCGCCGACGTGATCGGCATCCCGTTCTACGTCTGGGACCTCGCCGAACGCTTCCACCGCGACGTCGTGGAGGACTTCGTCAGCGAGTACGCGGCGGGCCGCACCCCGAACCCCTGCCTGCGCTGCAACGAGAAGATCAAGTTCTCCGCGCTGCTGGACCGCGCGATGGCGCTCGGCTTCGACGCGGTCTGCACCGGCCACTACGCGCGGCTGGAGGACGGGGTCCTGCGGCGCGGAGTCGACGCGGGCAAGGACCAGTCGTACGTGCTGGCCGTGTGCACGCCCGAGCAGCTCGCCCACGCGATGTTCCCGCTCGGCGACACCTCCAAGGCCGACATCCGGCGGGAGGCGGAGCGCCGGGGGCTCCAGGTGGCCGACAAGCCCGACAGCCACGACATCTGCTTCATCGCGGACGGCGACACCCGGCGCTTCCTGGCCGACCGGCTGGGCACGGCGCCGGGCCCGATCGTCGACACCGACGGCAACGAGGTCGGCGAGCACGACGGCGCCTACGCCTACACGATCGGCCAGCGCAGGGGGCTGCGCCTCGGCACCCCGGCGCCCGACGGGCGCCCCCGCTACGTCCTGGACATCTCGCCGGTGACCAACACGGTGACCGTGGGGCCGCGCGAGGCGCTGGACGTGACGGAGATCGTCGGCGAGCGCCCGGTGTGGCTCAGCGAGCCCAGGAGCGGCCCGTTCGCGTGCGAGGTGCAGCTCCGCGCGCACGGCGAGGTGTACGGCTGCACGGCCGAGGCGGACGGCGACGGCCTGCGCGTCCGCCTGGACAGGCCGGCGCGGGGTGTGGCGCCCGGCCAGGCGGCCGTCCTGTACGACGGCGACCGGGTCCTCGCCTCCGCCACGATCGCGGACACCGCCCGCGTTCCGGCCTGA
- a CDS encoding DUF695 domain-containing protein: MGIFRRPREASPVTPPAISEFWAWWAQARPTIEASLAAGPDQPEPETPGEGLSAEAIEELSRRVHKIHPGLQWEIGGAEDRAPSLTVTGGGDPELRGLTERWARSAPSGSAAGGWSFHPARQPDPEMLTQNLVLGDHEFDLEYVRLGMRADTDRARVHVTVYHPDFLFVSEEQRLQVALNVLNWALGEDDVARWIGEVAIATEAPIDALPPSMLSAVVEQVAEPFAEPVWLTGEGRTPRGHPARLGARFPLHRQDYPLCDLHVAVTVPYAHSNPDRLPVEPSASALRDFEKKLARLGDRAVLAVRETGDGLRVFHLYADPDSGVVSELDQLAAGWPEGKAKVASTSDPGWRALTPYQP, from the coding sequence ATGGGAATCTTCCGTCGTCCGCGCGAGGCGTCACCGGTGACGCCGCCCGCGATCAGCGAGTTCTGGGCGTGGTGGGCGCAGGCCCGCCCGACGATCGAGGCGTCGCTGGCCGCCGGGCCCGACCAGCCCGAGCCCGAGACACCGGGCGAGGGACTGTCGGCGGAGGCGATCGAGGAGCTGTCCCGGCGCGTCCACAAGATCCATCCCGGGCTGCAGTGGGAGATCGGCGGCGCCGAGGACCGGGCGCCCTCCCTGACCGTGACCGGCGGGGGCGATCCCGAGCTGCGGGGGCTGACCGAGCGCTGGGCGCGGTCCGCGCCGTCCGGCTCCGCCGCGGGCGGGTGGAGCTTCCATCCCGCGCGGCAGCCCGACCCGGAGATGCTCACGCAGAACCTCGTCCTGGGCGACCACGAGTTCGACCTGGAGTACGTCCGGCTCGGCATGCGCGCCGACACCGACCGGGCCCGCGTGCACGTCACCGTCTACCACCCCGACTTCCTCTTCGTCTCCGAGGAGCAGCGGCTCCAGGTGGCGCTGAACGTCCTGAACTGGGCCCTCGGGGAGGACGACGTCGCACGCTGGATCGGCGAGGTGGCCATCGCCACGGAGGCGCCGATCGACGCGCTGCCCCCGTCGATGCTGTCCGCGGTGGTCGAGCAGGTCGCCGAGCCGTTCGCCGAGCCCGTCTGGCTGACCGGCGAGGGCCGCACGCCTCGCGGGCATCCCGCCCGGCTGGGCGCCCGGTTCCCGCTGCACCGCCAGGACTACCCGCTCTGCGACCTGCACGTGGCGGTCACCGTCCCGTACGCCCACAGCAACCCCGACCGGCTGCCGGTCGAGCCGTCGGCGAGCGCGCTGCGCGACTTCGAGAAGAAGCTCGCCAGGCTCGGCGACCGCGCCGTCCTCGCGGTCCGCGAGACCGGCGACGGGCTGCGCGTCTTCCACCTGTACGCCGACCCGGACTCCGGGGTCGTCTCCGAGCTCGACCAGCTCGCCGCCGGCTGGCCCGAGGGCAAGGCCAAGGTCGCCTCGACCAGCGACCCCGGCTGGCGCGCCCTGACGCCCTACCAGCCCTGA
- a CDS encoding DUF1206 domain-containing protein, which translates to MTAMDGDVMRAGRKAAGHPWFHRVSRVGLVARGLIYLLIGWLALRIAFGGSGREAERKGALQAVADGPGGTVVLWLVAAGFAALAAWQLAEVLYGRPVPDGHRFHERLGSAARSVVYAAGAAGTVGFLLGHEGASTDQQSKTYTARAMAEPGGRWLVLAVAAGFLVWGGAVVVHAVRRDFLDELDTARMSRAARRFVQPFGITGGAARGLIGLGVGAFLAYAAVTFQPDEAKGLDGTLREFADTPAGAWGLPAVAAGLLVFGLYSFCEARWRKVDASRHGS; encoded by the coding sequence ATGACGGCGATGGACGGCGACGTGATGCGGGCGGGCCGGAAGGCCGCCGGGCACCCCTGGTTCCACCGCGTGTCCCGCGTGGGCCTGGTCGCCCGCGGCCTGATCTACCTGCTCATCGGCTGGCTCGCACTCCGCATCGCGTTCGGGGGGAGCGGTCGGGAGGCCGAGCGCAAGGGAGCCCTCCAGGCGGTCGCGGACGGACCCGGCGGCACGGTCGTCCTGTGGCTGGTCGCGGCGGGGTTCGCCGCCCTCGCCGCCTGGCAGCTCGCCGAGGTCCTCTACGGGCGGCCCGTGCCGGACGGGCACAGGTTCCACGAGCGGCTCGGGTCGGCCGCCCGCAGCGTCGTCTACGCGGCCGGCGCCGCGGGGACCGTGGGCTTCCTCCTCGGCCACGAGGGCGCGTCGACCGACCAGCAGTCGAAGACGTACACCGCGCGGGCGATGGCCGAGCCAGGAGGCCGCTGGCTCGTCCTGGCCGTCGCCGCGGGCTTCCTGGTGTGGGGCGGGGCGGTCGTCGTCCACGCCGTCCGCCGGGACTTCCTGGACGAGCTGGACACCGCCCGGATGAGCCGGGCCGCCCGCCGCTTCGTGCAGCCGTTCGGGATCACCGGCGGCGCCGCCCGCGGGCTCATCGGCCTGGGCGTCGGGGCGTTCCTCGCCTACGCGGCCGTCACGTTCCAGCCGGACGAGGCGAAGGGGCTGGACGGGACGCTCCGCGAGTTCGCCGACACCCCCGCCGGCGCGTGGGGGCTGCCCGCCGTGGCCGCGGGCCTGCTCGTCTTCGGCCTCTACTCGTTCTGCGAGGCGCGCTGGCGCAAGGTGGACGCCTCGCGGCACGGCTCCTAG
- a CDS encoding cysteine desulfurase family protein, which yields MTYLDHAATTPMLPEAIEAMTERLRELGNPSSLHAVGRRARRAVEESREIIAEAFGARPSEVVFTSGGTEADNLAVKGIYWARRAADPARDRILASAVEHHAVLDAVQWLADHDGARVDWIPVDERGRVHPDALREVLGSGDDVALVTVMWANNEVGTVQPVAELAAIARERGVPLHTDAVQAAATLPVGFAASGAQALTLTGHKLGGPLGVGALLLAKPKEPVFLDPVPLMHGGGQEREVRSGTLDAPAIAGFAAAVQAAVAEREAEARRLAELRDRLIEAVRTAVPDAILNGDPVDRLPGNAHFSFPGCEGDALLMLLDARGIACSTGSACSAGVSQPSHVLMAMGTGAERARGSLRFSLGHTSTEADVKALAEAIGPVVERARRAGLG from the coding sequence GTGACCTACCTCGACCATGCGGCGACGACCCCGATGCTGCCCGAGGCGATCGAGGCGATGACCGAGCGGCTGCGCGAGCTCGGGAACCCCTCGTCGCTGCACGCGGTGGGCCGGCGCGCCCGCCGGGCCGTCGAGGAGTCCCGCGAGATCATCGCCGAGGCGTTCGGCGCCCGCCCGAGCGAGGTGGTGTTCACCTCCGGGGGCACCGAGGCCGACAACCTCGCCGTCAAGGGCATCTACTGGGCCCGCCGCGCCGCCGACCCGGCCCGCGACCGCATCCTGGCGAGCGCGGTCGAGCACCACGCGGTCCTCGACGCCGTGCAGTGGCTCGCCGACCACGACGGCGCGCGGGTCGACTGGATCCCGGTGGACGAGCGCGGGCGCGTCCACCCGGACGCGCTGCGCGAGGTCCTGGGCTCCGGGGACGACGTGGCGCTCGTCACCGTGATGTGGGCCAACAACGAGGTCGGCACCGTCCAGCCCGTCGCCGAGCTGGCCGCGATAGCCCGCGAGCGCGGCGTCCCGCTGCACACCGACGCCGTCCAGGCCGCCGCGACGCTGCCCGTCGGGTTCGCCGCGAGCGGCGCGCAGGCGCTCACCCTCACCGGCCACAAGCTCGGCGGGCCCCTCGGCGTCGGCGCCCTGCTGCTGGCCAAGCCGAAGGAGCCCGTCTTCCTCGACCCGGTGCCGCTGATGCACGGCGGCGGCCAGGAGCGCGAGGTCCGGTCGGGGACGCTCGACGCCCCCGCGATCGCCGGGTTCGCCGCCGCCGTCCAGGCGGCGGTCGCGGAGCGGGAGGCCGAGGCGCGGCGCCTCGCCGAGCTGCGCGACCGGCTGATCGAGGCCGTCCGGACGGCGGTGCCCGACGCGATCCTGAACGGCGACCCCGTCGACCGGCTGCCCGGCAACGCGCACTTCTCCTTCCCCGGCTGCGAGGGCGACGCGCTGCTCATGCTGCTGGACGCCCGCGGCATCGCCTGCTCCACCGGCTCGGCGTGCTCGGCGGGCGTCTCGCAGCCCAGCCACGTGCTCATGGCCATGGGGACCGGGGCGGAACGGGCCCGCGGCTCCCTGCGCTTCAGCCTCGGCCACACCTCCACCGAGGCCGACGTGAAGGCCCTCGCCGAGGCCATCGGCCCGGTCGTGGAGCGCGCGCGCCGCGCCGGTCTCGGCTGA